From the genome of Papaver somniferum cultivar HN1 chromosome 2, ASM357369v1, whole genome shotgun sequence, one region includes:
- the LOC113347749 gene encoding uncharacterized protein LOC113347749 has product MGNPSSLYLKLMLVISLSHTISTSSSSIFSKNPLISSSSSRKQCAVDLVSLLGSKQQASTITNEKARKFQNCLKFLVPFSPIQQRRHLDHDDDRFSLWDSGKSQGRRVAIENELIWSPPDSILELARLAVDSGGDPGCIHRALDPTIIPVPDVEGSKECRCELTRTPYGRLFVAEEINKYFAFLFELIASRGPEVGFNASLNRFDLFHGHLILATNSGRLGILFHAKEYPALNKVFPYNMGYCQKGSNMEYDESMNFRNILWLAPLPSTSSKDWLAPGVLVVLDAHPGGIIYEDLIPEYAHIVRTIYEEDLGDNVVDVNYLNVGTKVADDYRIFIC; this is encoded by the exons ATGGGAAATCCTTCTTCTCTGTATTTGAAACTCATGCTAGTAATCTCACTCTCACACACAATTtccacttcatcatcatcaatcttctctaaaaacccattgatttcatcatcttcatctcgtaAACAATGTGCAGTAGATTTAGTTTCACTACTGGGAAGTAAACAACAAGCTTCCACAATTACCAATGAAAAAGCCAGAAAGTTTCAGAATTGTTTGAAATTTCTTGTACCCTTTTCTCCAATTCAACAGAGGAGACaccttgatcatgatgatgatcGATTCAGTTTATGGGATTCTGGAAAGAGTCAAGGAAGAAGAGTTGCAATTGAAAACGAGCTTATTTGGTCACCACCCGATTCAATCTTGGAACTAGCTCGTCTTGCAGTTGATTCTGGTGGAGATCCTGGATGTATTCATCGTGCCCTTGATCCAACAATTATCCCT GTACCTGATGTGGAAGGATCGAAAGAATGTCGATGTGAACTTACGCGAACTCCATATGGGAGACTCTTTGTAGCCGAG GAGATAAATAAGTACTTTGCGTTTTTGTTCGAGCTTATTGCTTCTCGTGGTCCGGAGGTGGGATTTAATGCATCTTTAAACCGTTTTGATTTATTTCATGGACATCTCATTCTTGCAACCAATTCTGGAAGGCTTGGTATCTT ATTTCATGCCAAAGAGTACCCAGCATTGAATAAGGTGTTTCCTTACAACATGGGCTATTGTCAAAAAG GATCTAATATGGAGTACGATGAATCAATGAATTTTAGGAATATCCTTTGGCTTGCACCACTGCCAAGTACTTCCTCCAAAGATTGGTTGGCGCCTG GAGTGCTGGTGGTCCTTGATGCCCATCCAGGAGGAATCATTTACGAAGATCTCATTCCAGAATATGCCCATATCGTCAGAACAATCTACGAAG AGGATCTGGGAGACAATGTCGTTGATGTCAACTACTTGAATGTTGGAACCAAAGTTGCTGATGATTACAGAATTTTCATTTGCTGA